GTTCGTTGAAATGGAGGAAGGAGATATTCGACAGTGAGTCTAGACGATTTATGCGTGACCGTTGTCTCCTTCTAACGTAGCTTCACAAGGCGATGACTTTGCGTTTGTTAGCAAGTCCCATGTTGCGAAGTGGGGAGCTACCGAGTTACTTGGAGATGTATGGATCATTTTTCATTACTTCATTCTTCGTTGAATTTAACTCGACAGGGCTTTGCTATCCTCTGGGGAGTGGTATTCGGTGGCCAGAAAGACTCGGCACATGTCTATAACTTCTTCTTGAACGATAATCTGGATGGTATCGTTTTCTGTGACCCCAAAACTGGAGAGCAGAAGGACACAATCAGACATAAAGGGTATCTTTCACTATTCTGAGGAACTGCCGAAAATAATCGAGTAGATAGTATTAGATGTTTATAATAATTGAAATGTACCTTCAGTACCCAAACACAGATACCCAGGTATCTCCACTCATGCATATATGGCGATGTATGTGAGTGTATTCATACCTCACATTCCTTGAGTCCCTCGCTGTCCCTGGTTCGCGCTCACCCCTCTGATATCAATACATATTTCTGAAGGCCCACTCGATGAAAAAAGGCTGTAACTTGTAAATCGGTTCCGTTTCTCCGAGTGGTCAATACCTGACACATGGTGAATTAGAACGTCAAGTAATGGCCAAATATGTGAGCTAGAAGACTTGCCCTTTCGCACCGCTCAACACCCCTTCATGGACAACTACCGTCCGCCAAACTTTCATCACACCTACTCGCATTCATCCACAAATTTGTCTCTGATGCCTGTAGTGGCAGATTGAGGTGGGGCGTCGACATTCGATGGGCGGCCCTGATGACACTCACGTTCAACAACAACCGACCCTCGCTCAAAAATTATTGAAGCGGAGATAACAAAACGTCAGTCGGCTGACCTCGCCCCTTGGATATGTACAATTCCAGACTTTCTTTCCCATCATGCCGTCATCCGAAGGGTAGCGCTATGTCATTATTCCTCTCCCGGATCATTTGCCTCACACAAAATCACCAAGCCCAACTCGAGGGAAAGCCCATTCACAGGGTATCCATCCAACCGAGTCCGAACCACCTCATGCCGCCGTTTCCGATTGGGCACATCAAGAAAAGACTATAATTAACTGCTGTGCACTTTAATTTTGCCCCAATGCCATCGACACGCGGCAGAGACCGCTGGCCGTTTGGTGCATTCCCAACTTCCCCACCACCCAACTTTCCTTCCAACCACACTCTCTGTTTTCGACCCACCTCGCCTAGATGTACGGCCAGGTTCTCGCCGGACTACTGCTCGCGTCTGCTTCAGTGCAGGCCGCTCAGAAGCCAATGCAGCTTGCGTTGAACTACAGCGGCGATGCCTTGTACGTCCCTATTTGACTTGCGGTTTTACCCTTCACTCGACACGTCTGATCGTAACGCCTTACAGCTTTGACCTCTGGAACTACAAAGTCGGTGACGACTTTCTTAACTGGTGGGGAGATCCGTCAAACAATGGTGAGGATACATTGTAGCACGGAGGTTCACGCACGGGCGCTGACCATGCATATAGGAATCGTGAATTTTACGGACCAGGCCTTTGCACGACAACAGAATCTCCTATTCGTCAATTCAGTTGGCAACGTTATTGTAAAGACGGACAACTTCACAGACGGTACTGGGAACGCTTCGTTCGTGAGGAACAGTCTACAATTGTTGAGCAAAGACCCCATCACCCCTGGGACGTTGATGATCATGGACGCGGTACACATGCCATTTGGGGTGAGTGTTTCTTTGGGTTATCCATCCTCATCATACTCAGCGCTGTTTTCCTGCGTCAGTGCGCAGTGTGGCCAGCGTTCTGGATGAACGGCGGTGCAAACTGGCCCTCATTAGGTGAGATCGACATTGTCGAGAACATCAACCTCGCCACGACCAACGCATACAACCTCCACACCGCGAACGGATGCAAGGCGTCGACAGACGTGGCCATCACCGGCGACCTCATCTCTACAGACTGTTTCAATGTCACGAACCACGATCAGGGCTGCAAGGTGCAGGACACAACGCTCTCGTACGGTGCGGGCTTTGCGGGGAACGGCGGTGGCGCGTTTGCGTTCCTGTGGGACGATGAGGGCATGCGGATATGGTTCTTCCCCCGCCCTACCATTCCTGCCGATTTGTCCACGGCGAGTCCGAATCCTGACGGGTGGGGGACGCCCACTGCGTTCTATCCCAGCTCGACATGCGATACGACCAAGTTCTTTGGGCCACAGACATTGATCCTCGTGAGTTAATCATTGGCCCTGCTTCTGTTATTGTGCCTGATGAAATCATGAACTTCACTCTGTCATCCTATATTCCTCAATATAATCAGGAGATAAATGTATGCGGAAACTTTGCTGTGGAAAAGTTCAACCAGACTTGCTCGGCCGTCGCCGCCCAGTGTACCGACGTTGTACCCAACCCCTCTGCATTCGATGACGCGTATTTCGAGATCAGATACATTACAGTGTTTTCAAAGTGAGTTAGCTTTCATTAATTCCACAGAAGCGATGCTTGACACGATCTGACGCGACTTGTGATTTCATTTAATCTCATAGTTCGACTGTGCCGAAAACGAACCTTACAGCGTCTGGGACAAGCGGAAGCAGTACAGGCACCCAATCTCCCGGCGCTCAAGCAAGCACAAAATCCAGCGGTGTTTCGCTGAATATACCCACGTCATTCTCTGTTCTGTGTGGAATTGCTTTCCTATCACTCTTTTTCATGTAACGCTCTTTTGCATGAGCTATCTTTTTGTATATCCACGGGACGATTAATAACGTTTATGGACTCCCATTACCTTCCTTTTGTTGTTATTGTTGTCATATCTAGTATTAATACCGTTTAACTAGACAATGTGTTGGAATTACCCCTTGTTTGGGACTCGATAAATCAGACGTAGTATCCTCTGGTCGAAAGCTGATATGTGGTACATGAGAAATTTATATCATTTAACCGTCATTCAAACATCAGCGCTAGCATTCACTTCCTATAAAATTTTCATTTCAATAAATTTTTCAAGTTGAAATGGAAGTTCAGGACGTTAACACGTTACGCCACATCAAATTCTCACGCGAGCGATGCCATCAATCGATGCGCGATGGATGTCTGATGATTAAATTTTTTCTCAGTTTCTATCTTCACTGCAATAACCTATCCATCGTCTGAAATCTGCTACCCTAATTCATccccaaagtcaaagtcaactGAGCACCGAGCCATGAGGCAAGGATCTGGAGTCAACGTGAAGTGGCAACGCTCTTGTCCTTGAAATTTTGTCCTTTCACGTTCACATGCTCCACCCAATCCTCAGCTTCAGGGCTCGGGTACCTCTTTTCACTGCCTTAAAACTCTATATAGGTGTCGGTTATTTTACGTAACAGAAGGAATACTGGAACTGCTTTTGGTCTGTCTTGGTATCGATTCTCTTTATGGCAACATTTCCAACTCTGGACGTCCTGGTCGCTAAGCTTGCCTTCTACGAAAACCTGATTTGCACAACAGTTTACCCTCATGAACTGCAAATCGCTTATTTTGAAAACGCTGGCTACCTGATTATTAAAGGGGTTCCGGGTTCTTCGAAGGGCCTACGAACAAGCGCGAATAACATTGCttgtgaggaggaagacgaagacggaCCACACAACATCAACTTTGCTCACGTCGTGCTTTCAAATTTCTGGTGTAATCTGGGTTTTCCCATTGGTCAGAATATGATGTAGACAATCTATTGTATGAGTCTCTTTGAGATTTGTAGCTACATTATGTCGCTTGCTATATGCCACTCCTGACGCCGATCATGGACTACTCTCGGTATGCCAAATTAAATGGTAAAATCCTTTCACTTCTCGAGGAAACTTCAGTCTGAGGAACTCTTGATTTACAGGATCCAGAGCCATGAATACTATATGGATCTTGTCCTGCTTCAAGCTGATTCGTCCATGACTATTAAACCGAACAGCTGGTAGCCTACCTCGGCCTCCTTTCTCAGGGATTTaaaatttttcttcattgcCTTCAGTTACTTGGAAATTGTGGGAATGTGCTGATATTACTTCTCCCTTACTGAGGACACTTCTCGCTTGTCACGGAGAATTAGATCACCATATCAAGGACGAGGCGAAAGTGGGGCTTACTGAACTCCTTGATAAAGTCAAACAGTCACACCCAGTGATAGTAATCTGAAGGAGAACTGCAAAGTATTCGACGGACCGAGAATTATTTTCATCTATCACAGTCATGCCGAGCGCATGTCTTATTATCCTGATAACAAAACAATTAGAGAAGACGAATATTACGGGGAACACGGCGCTTATGTGGTGAGAATTTTTATCGTCTGCCTGTGTAGTTGTAGGTTCCTCATGGCAAAGTACTATTGATAGATACACCACTGTATGATAGAGCCCAAATATGAGGTGTTCTTCCAATTGCAATGATCCTCTGCTGGCAATCATGACAAACCATGGGTGTTTACGCGTTTAAATAAGGAAGCGAAGCAAGACCAAATCATTTTCTGTAGATGATGGCGGTAATTTTGATATGTAGTGCTCTCCTCGTCAAGCCCTCTCATAAAAGAATGAGGTCAGGAGACGGGAGTGTGGGTAAAATGCCGTGTTGAACTGTCATTGTGCGCATAGACGCACGCCTACATCGTGAGAACGTTTGCGTAGCAAGTCACGGTCGTGAGCTGACAGCTCACGACTTCCATAAATGGtgaaaatgtacattttggGCGCTGTGACTGATGGGTGATCTTGCTCACCCAATGGTCAAAATGGTCACAAAGCACCAAATATGGAAATGGTGAGTTAGTAACTCACGGCGTGAGTTACTATCATTTTGTGATGCGTTGGCGGTCATTCTGGGATTTGCGAGTTCTAGCTTTCCTTCTGATGACTTTGAATTGATGTCCGCATTACTGGACTACGGCTAATGTTCCGCCTCATACCAGGATATATTGAAAAATTATTTATCAGAGACAGCCAAAGGTATAAGAAGGCACTTTATTCCTTTCATACGACATTGTGTTCTTACGATACATTTCCAATGTTCTCCTCCAAGTACATCTTGTACGCAACTTTTTCTGCACCTTTAAAATGCTACCCACTAACTGCTTGGCAGTGCCACTCTGCTCTTCGTCGTTTTGAACGTTGGTGCTGCTTTGGCACAGTTCACGATGTCCGTTCCCAGTCTCACCGTTGAGATTGGGCAAGAGTTCACTGTATCGTGGACTTCGAGCAACGACTGCAGCGAGCCGCAAGATGTTGATATTTGTCTAAACACAGACACTGTCTTCATTCCTGTCGGATCTATTTCGAGAAATAATACAATCTCAGGCACTGTCGATATCACTTTGAACTCGACTATCCCTCCAGAGTATGCAGCATATCTATTATGACTCCTTTATCTACGTATATGATTAACCATATTTTCTCAGCACATACACTCTGGGAATCAGATTCCCCGGTTGCTCGTACGTTATCATATCTGCCTTACTTTGAGCGTCATTCTGACATGCCTAATTAGATTCTTGCTTGCGCAAGAGTTTGACGACTTTGTTGTCGTGTCACCGACTCCGTGAGTTTCATTTCATCCAATGTATCCCTCTATGTCTCAATAGATTGAACATTTGTCCTCAGGACCTGTGACATCAGGGGCAGGGAATTTTATTCGTCAGTCATTTCACATTTCCTTCATGTCATATCTCATTAATGATGATATTACAGGAGAGTATTAAAGGGCCGTTCCCATTCGGCATAGTGTAACGTACTGCGTTGGATGAATGGCAGACTTGAACCGCGTTGTATTAAACGATTGTTTTGCGAAGAAAGAAGCGCCTGCCTGTGACATGTAATTTGTACCGTTGTACCGTGGATGCGACTTGAATACAAAAAGCATATTTTAAAAAGATATTTCATCAACATGGGCGCTATCCATTGCATATCAACGCTATAATCATAGTGAGTCACACCACGTTTCGTTACGCCTTGTCCCACGGCGCAGCGGGGCATGGTTCGGATGTATTTGCTCAGACTTGGCGCACAAAAACAGACAAAACCGGTCTATGTCGATGTATTTATAGGTTCCTGATCTTTCCATGAGTTCCGGAGGCAACATTTGTATATGTAGATCATTTATATTGAGAAAATACTATTGTGTACGCGTGAGGGAGTTGAGGGGAGCTGCCACGGAGAAAATCGTAACCACCTCTCGGGACCGAGATCAAAATACTAAAAatgatggtgttgaaaaGATCAAATATAGGCGGTTGTTTGCCTATGCAACATGGGATATATCTCAGTATGCAAATCGTCCTACTTGCACCCACTATTTCACCGGAATTTCAATTGTCAATAGGAAAGAACGCAATAGCAGCTTGTAAAATACGTGATGGACCCGCTCAGAGGACTTCGTCAGTTTCTTCCTTTTGACTTGGACTCGCTTGCGTGTGACGCAAAAAAGACCGGGTAGATTGAGTGGAAACTGTCATCCGTTCTGACTCAGTGcagatgaatgaaatacatAGGGTTGGCGCTTCACAGCGCTTCACTTTGTATTCCAAGCCTGGAATTTGATGACTCGTCAATACTGTATCGTGGGAGTTACGGAGTCAAGGCCACCATCAAAACGATGGAAGACTAATTGAAAAAAAGTATAAAGAGAACGCAGATATCTTGAGTACGGACAAAGCGTTGCACCTCCTCATCCCTCTTCAAACCATCACAATGTTCTCCTCCAAACACCTCTTGTGAGTTGTTAGTCACCAATCAGGCCCTATACACAAGTCTCACATTGAAATTAGCTCAGCGCTCTTCATGCTCGTCGCAAACCTCAGCATGGTCCTCGGACAATATAGCATTTCCGCACCCACACTCGAAGTCCCTATCGGGCGCAAATTCACAGTCTCATGGACATCAGGCAACGGCGTCAACGACCCACAAAACCTAGACATTTGCCTGAACACCGACACCGAGTTCCTCCATCTCGCTTCCATCGCGAGGAACAACGCGGCTTCTGGGTCTGTTGACGTCGTTGTGGATGATAGCATCCTCCCAGGGTACGTATCGGCTAGCTATAAGAAACCATTGAGCTTGCACAGATTGATGGGATGAAAATACAGGACATACACATTGGGTCTTCGGTTCCCTGGTTGCTCGTACGTCACCAAATCTCTATCTCACTTAATGGGTGCTCGGCTGACATACGTCAAAGGTTCTTGATGGCGCAGCAATTCAACGACTTTGTTGTTACTTCGCCGTAAGCATCCACTATTATGATAACAGCAATACTGTACTCACCAGTCCAAAGTTCCTGTGGGGTCACCCCAAGAGCCTTCGCGTCGTAAGAGAACAATTTCCCGTCGTAAAATCTTTCTGACACATTACAGGAGAGTTTCCAGAGAACCAGTCGTCTAAACTGAACGTCGATCTTCAACCGGCTTTTGATGGCCAACTAATGATGGCGCAATGAATCATAAGAATGAATGACGAGTTGAAATATGAAATTTGTATCTACCGACTGAATTTCCACCATTTTTATAAGTAACGATTATCCCTGCGCATTTTGGAAGTGTTATCCGTGTGGGATCGCCTGCTACGAGACTCCGAGTCGAAGATGGGAATTCGACCACAGTTAGAGCGAACAGGAAAATCCACTCACGGCATTCATTGAAACACAGTAGTACCACCATATTCAATGTTTTACTCTCGTCTCCCGCCCATTCTCACTCCGCACATCCAGACCTCGTTCCATCGTCAGATATATGCAATATTCAGCGGGTAATTGAAAGGCTGGAAGTAAACAATTCTAGCTGTCAGCTATGATCGTAGAGTAGGGCTTATGTCACTTACCAACTTTGAATCCAACTTTCGGACATCTTTCCCAACAGCATATACGTGCTTCATTGTACGTGAATCGCCTTCCCCGCGTCATGTTTTGTCCGTGCCTAGGAGATGAAATGAGAAGCGCGTGTATATGCGATCTCAGTGTCGTGCCCATTGCGCCATTTTGCTTTCAGGAACTTGTGAGTTGGAACCAGGATTGAATAGCGAGGCTGGCCTAACGTAGACGCGCTCCATACATGGATGACTTCCTCGAGAGTGGCTGGGTCGCTGAGGGGCGTTCGGAATTGAGTCTCTGGAGCACTAGGATGGTGAGTGGCTGGCTCAGAGGGTGAAGTTGAGGAATTATAAGCAAGGTCGTGGAACTGGGAGCACATTCTGTGTTATGCGGAAGAGTAAACACGAGTCATGACaaaaacacaccttgctATGATCTCCCATTCTCCAAAGCGCAAGCGCAAGATGTACACCTGCATGTTTGTTGCCACACGGTATAGAAACAGCCATCGGTATCGTAGTCGTGGCATTGCAGCATAGGGGCGAAGGGATGGGTATGTTGGGGGCAAGCATGTTTATGAGGCGAAAGGCCGACACATTTCGATGATGTCGAAGGACGATTCTGTGACGCGTTGCGGTATGATGTGAATGGAATACATAGCTGCTGACGGTATATGTAAGTGACGAACCATCTAGGAAAAAGGATGGTTACCTTGGACTACCTTCGTCAAGCTGCTGCAGGCTGGCGATGAGAATGCTGTCCTAGTCGCGTTGCGCAAAAATGGTTCAATGAGGTAGTGATGGCACAATCATGCCCACTGAGGTAGTTTGATCGCTGCATGTCTGAGAGGTAAGGACCATATTCGACGAGATTCGATGTTGAACGAGGGTAGCAAAATTGCGCTCGGGCGTCGCTCGGCTAAGTCTGCTCGGCTTTATCCGGTCCTTCAATTTCTCACGAGCGACTAGGGGACATGAGAGGGTGGTGTAGAAAGTGTCGCCGACTAGATGGGCTG
The sequence above is a segment of the Psilocybe cubensis strain MGC-MH-2018 chromosome 4, whole genome shotgun sequence genome. Coding sequences within it:
- a CDS encoding putative glycosidase C21B10.07 — protein: MYGQVLAGLLLASASVQAAQKPMQLALNYSGDAFFDLWNYKVGDDFLNWWGDPSNNGIVNFTDQAFARQQNLLFVNSVGNVIVKTDNFTDGTGNASFVRNSLQLLSKDPITPGTLMIMDAVHMPFGCAVWPAFWMNGGANWPSLGEIDIVENINLATTNAYNLHTANGCKASTDVAITGDLISTDCFNVTNHDQGCKVQDTTLSYGAGFAGNGGGAFAFLWDDEGMRIWFFPRPTIPADLSTASPNPDGWGTPTAFYPSSTCDTTKFFGPQTLILEINVCGNFAVEKFNQTCSAVAAQCTDVVPNPSAFDDAYFEIRYITVFSNSTVPKTNLTASGTSGSSTGTQSPGAQASTKSSGVSLNIPTSFSVLCGIAFLSLFFM